The following are encoded in a window of Ricinus communis isolate WT05 ecotype wild-type chromosome 4, ASM1957865v1, whole genome shotgun sequence genomic DNA:
- the LOC8289684 gene encoding glutamate dehydrogenase 2 isoform X2 yields the protein MNALAATNRNFRHAARILGLDSKVERSLMIPFREIKVECTIPKDDGTLVSYVGFRVQHDNARGPMKGGIRFHPEVDPDEVNALAQLMTWKTAVADIPYGGAKGGIGCNPRDLSRSELERLTRVFTQKIHDLIGIHTDVPAPDMGTNAQTMAWILDEYSKFHGHSPAVVTGKPLDLGGSLGREAATGRGVVFATEALLAEYGKFIEGLTFVIQGFGNVGSWAARLIHERGGKVIAVSDVTGAVKNPKGIDIPELLRHKDSTNSLTNFHGGDPMDPNELLVHECDVLIPCALGGVLNRENAADVKAKFIVEAANHPTDPEADEILSKKGVVILPDIYANAGGVTVSYFEWVQNIQGFMWEEEQVNKELQRYMTRAFQNIKNMCKTHDCNLRMGAFTLGVNRVARATLLRGWEA from the exons ATGAACGCTCTTGCAGCAACAAATCGTAATTTTCGCCACGCTGCACGGATTCTTGGGTTGGACTCTAAAGTTGAAAGGAGTCTTATGATCCCTTTTAGAGAGATCAAg GTGGAATGCACAATTCCTAAAGATGATGGAACTCTAGTTTCATACGTTGGATTTAGAGTGCAACATGATAATGCTCGTGGGCCCATGAAAGGAGGAATCAGATTCCATCCTGAG GTTGACCCTGATGAAGTAAATGCCCTTGCTCAACTAATGACATGGAAGACTGCTGTAGCAGACATACCTTATGGTGGGGCAAAAGGAGGGATTGGATGCAATCCAAGGGACTTAAGTAGGAGTGAGTTAGAACGACTCACACGTGTCTTCACTCAGAAAATCCATGATCTCATTGGCATTCATACAGATGTTCCAGCTCCAGATATGGGCACTAATGCGCAG ACCATGGCATGGATACTGGATGAGTACTCAAAATTTCACGGTCACTCTCCAGCTGTTGTGACAGGAAAGCCCTTA GATCTTGGTGGATCACTCGGTAGAGAGGCTGCAACTGGTCGTGGAGTTGTTTTTGCTACTGAAGCTCTACTTGCTGAATATGGGAAATTCATTGAAGGTTTGACATTTGTTATTCAG GGCTTTGGGAATGTGGGGTCCTGGGCAGCAAGGCTTATACATGAGAGAGGCGGGAAGGTTATAGCAGTGAGTGATGTCACCGGTGCAGTCAAGAACCCAAAAGGAATTGATATACCAGAATTGCTTAGGCATAAAGATTCCACTAATAGTTTGACAAATTTCCATGGTGGAGACCCTATGGATCCCAATGAATTGCTGGTGCATGAATGTGATGTCCTCATCCCATGCGCTTTAGGTGGAGTTTTGAACAG GGAAAATGCTGCAGACGTGAAGGCTAAGTTTATTGTAGAGGCAGCAAACCATCCTACTGATCCAGAAGCAGATGAG ATTCTGTCTAAGAAAGGAGTTGTAATACTTCCTGACATATATGCAAATGCTGGAGGTGTGACTGTCAGCTACTTTGAGTGGGTTCAG AATATTCAAGGTTTTATGTGGGAAGAAGAACAGGTGAATAAGGAGCTTCAGAGGTACATGACTCGAGCCTTTCAGAACATCAAGAACATGTGCAAGACACACGATTGCAATCTTCGGATGGGTGCCTTTACCCTTGGGGTAAACCGGGTTGCACGGGCTACTCTCTTAAGGGGATGGGAAGCATAA
- the LOC8289684 gene encoding glutamate dehydrogenase 2 isoform X3 yields MVDPDEVNALAQLMTWKTAVADIPYGGAKGGIGCNPRDLSRSELERLTRVFTQKIHDLIGIHTDVPAPDMGTNAQTMAWILDEYSKFHGHSPAVVTGKPLDLGGSLGREAATGRGVVFATEALLAEYGKFIEGLTFVIQGFGNVGSWAARLIHERGGKVIAVSDVTGAVKNPKGIDIPELLRHKDSTNSLTNFHGGDPMDPNELLVHECDVLIPCALGGVLNRENAADVKAKFIVEAANHPTDPEADEILSKKGVVILPDIYANAGGVTVSYFEWVQNIQGFMWEEEQVNKELQRYMTRAFQNIKNMCKTHDCNLRMGAFTLGVNRVARATLLRGWEA; encoded by the exons ATG GTTGACCCTGATGAAGTAAATGCCCTTGCTCAACTAATGACATGGAAGACTGCTGTAGCAGACATACCTTATGGTGGGGCAAAAGGAGGGATTGGATGCAATCCAAGGGACTTAAGTAGGAGTGAGTTAGAACGACTCACACGTGTCTTCACTCAGAAAATCCATGATCTCATTGGCATTCATACAGATGTTCCAGCTCCAGATATGGGCACTAATGCGCAG ACCATGGCATGGATACTGGATGAGTACTCAAAATTTCACGGTCACTCTCCAGCTGTTGTGACAGGAAAGCCCTTA GATCTTGGTGGATCACTCGGTAGAGAGGCTGCAACTGGTCGTGGAGTTGTTTTTGCTACTGAAGCTCTACTTGCTGAATATGGGAAATTCATTGAAGGTTTGACATTTGTTATTCAG GGCTTTGGGAATGTGGGGTCCTGGGCAGCAAGGCTTATACATGAGAGAGGCGGGAAGGTTATAGCAGTGAGTGATGTCACCGGTGCAGTCAAGAACCCAAAAGGAATTGATATACCAGAATTGCTTAGGCATAAAGATTCCACTAATAGTTTGACAAATTTCCATGGTGGAGACCCTATGGATCCCAATGAATTGCTGGTGCATGAATGTGATGTCCTCATCCCATGCGCTTTAGGTGGAGTTTTGAACAG GGAAAATGCTGCAGACGTGAAGGCTAAGTTTATTGTAGAGGCAGCAAACCATCCTACTGATCCAGAAGCAGATGAG ATTCTGTCTAAGAAAGGAGTTGTAATACTTCCTGACATATATGCAAATGCTGGAGGTGTGACTGTCAGCTACTTTGAGTGGGTTCAG AATATTCAAGGTTTTATGTGGGAAGAAGAACAGGTGAATAAGGAGCTTCAGAGGTACATGACTCGAGCCTTTCAGAACATCAAGAACATGTGCAAGACACACGATTGCAATCTTCGGATGGGTGCCTTTACCCTTGGGGTAAACCGGGTTGCACGGGCTACTCTCTTAAGGGGATGGGAAGCATAA
- the LOC8289683 gene encoding light-harvesting complex-like protein 3 isotype 1, chloroplastic has translation MASVAISASLQRACSSNHVTKKQQPQARPARPLGTKQVTHVVTLNVEGQKGLSISEQQEKPPLDANGSKRADDKSDHGPEAESSTPTFIDERWQMGNWDLNMFVKDGKIDWDGLIEAEAKRRKFLELYPEASTNEEPVLFRSSIIPWWVWLKRSYLPEAELINGRAAMVGFFMSYVVDALTGLDMVGQAGNLVCKAGLLVTVISIILLRRTEDFKNLRNLADEATLYDKQWQSSWKDQNAASTSGSEKTGN, from the exons ATGGCTTCCGTTGCCATTTCTGCCTCATTGCAAAGAGCTTGCAGTTCAAATCATGTCACCAAGAAACAACAGCCTCAAGCAAGACCTGCACGCCCTCTCGGGACAAAGCAGGTAACCCATGTCGTTACTCTAAATGTTGAAGGCCAAAAAGGTTTAAGCATATCTGAACAACAAGAGAAGCCTCCTTTAGACGCTAATGGTTCAAAGAGAGCTGATGATAAATCAGATCATGGTCCTGAAGCAGAATCCTCTACTCCGACATTTATTGACGAGCGCTGGCAGATGGGAAATTGGGATCTGAATATGTTCGTCAAGGATGGTAAAATTGATTGGGATGGTCTTATTGAAGCAG AAGCAAAGAGGAGAAAGTTTCTTGAATTGTATCCAGAAGCATCTACTAATGAAGAACCAGTGCTGTTTAGGAGTTCCATTATACCTTGGTGGGTGTGGCTCAAAAGGTCATATCTGCCAGAGGCAGAGCTAATAAATG GTAGAGCTGCAATGGTGGGATTCTTCATGTCATATGTTGTGGATGCATTGACAGGGCTTGACATGGTTGGCCAAGCTGGAAACCTGGTATGCAAAGCAGGACTTCTTGTGACGGTCATTAGCATAATTCTTCTCAGGCGAACTGAAGATTTTAAGAACCTGAGGAACTTGGCTGATGAAGCAACATTGTATGACAAGCAATGGCAATCATCATGGAAAGATCAAAATGCAGCGAGCACTAGTGGCTCAGAGAAAACTGGAAACTGA
- the LOC8289684 gene encoding glutamate dehydrogenase 2 isoform X1: MNALAATNRNFRHAARILGLDSKVERSLMIPFREIKVECTIPKDDGTLVSYVGFRVQHDNARGPMKGGIRFHPEVCYQLSVDPDEVNALAQLMTWKTAVADIPYGGAKGGIGCNPRDLSRSELERLTRVFTQKIHDLIGIHTDVPAPDMGTNAQTMAWILDEYSKFHGHSPAVVTGKPLDLGGSLGREAATGRGVVFATEALLAEYGKFIEGLTFVIQGFGNVGSWAARLIHERGGKVIAVSDVTGAVKNPKGIDIPELLRHKDSTNSLTNFHGGDPMDPNELLVHECDVLIPCALGGVLNRENAADVKAKFIVEAANHPTDPEADEILSKKGVVILPDIYANAGGVTVSYFEWVQNIQGFMWEEEQVNKELQRYMTRAFQNIKNMCKTHDCNLRMGAFTLGVNRVARATLLRGWEA, encoded by the exons ATGAACGCTCTTGCAGCAACAAATCGTAATTTTCGCCACGCTGCACGGATTCTTGGGTTGGACTCTAAAGTTGAAAGGAGTCTTATGATCCCTTTTAGAGAGATCAAg GTGGAATGCACAATTCCTAAAGATGATGGAACTCTAGTTTCATACGTTGGATTTAGAGTGCAACATGATAATGCTCGTGGGCCCATGAAAGGAGGAATCAGATTCCATCCTGAGGTGTGCTATCAGTTATCA GTTGACCCTGATGAAGTAAATGCCCTTGCTCAACTAATGACATGGAAGACTGCTGTAGCAGACATACCTTATGGTGGGGCAAAAGGAGGGATTGGATGCAATCCAAGGGACTTAAGTAGGAGTGAGTTAGAACGACTCACACGTGTCTTCACTCAGAAAATCCATGATCTCATTGGCATTCATACAGATGTTCCAGCTCCAGATATGGGCACTAATGCGCAG ACCATGGCATGGATACTGGATGAGTACTCAAAATTTCACGGTCACTCTCCAGCTGTTGTGACAGGAAAGCCCTTA GATCTTGGTGGATCACTCGGTAGAGAGGCTGCAACTGGTCGTGGAGTTGTTTTTGCTACTGAAGCTCTACTTGCTGAATATGGGAAATTCATTGAAGGTTTGACATTTGTTATTCAG GGCTTTGGGAATGTGGGGTCCTGGGCAGCAAGGCTTATACATGAGAGAGGCGGGAAGGTTATAGCAGTGAGTGATGTCACCGGTGCAGTCAAGAACCCAAAAGGAATTGATATACCAGAATTGCTTAGGCATAAAGATTCCACTAATAGTTTGACAAATTTCCATGGTGGAGACCCTATGGATCCCAATGAATTGCTGGTGCATGAATGTGATGTCCTCATCCCATGCGCTTTAGGTGGAGTTTTGAACAG GGAAAATGCTGCAGACGTGAAGGCTAAGTTTATTGTAGAGGCAGCAAACCATCCTACTGATCCAGAAGCAGATGAG ATTCTGTCTAAGAAAGGAGTTGTAATACTTCCTGACATATATGCAAATGCTGGAGGTGTGACTGTCAGCTACTTTGAGTGGGTTCAG AATATTCAAGGTTTTATGTGGGAAGAAGAACAGGTGAATAAGGAGCTTCAGAGGTACATGACTCGAGCCTTTCAGAACATCAAGAACATGTGCAAGACACACGATTGCAATCTTCGGATGGGTGCCTTTACCCTTGGGGTAAACCGGGTTGCACGGGCTACTCTCTTAAGGGGATGGGAAGCATAA